The Pseudomonas sp. KU26590 genomic sequence GTAGAGGAGCGTTCTGTAAGCCTGTGAAGGTGAGTTGAGAAGCTTGCTGGAGGTATCAGAAGTGCGAATGCTGACATGAGTAACGACAATGGGTGTGAAAAACACCCACGCCGAAAGACCAAGGTTTCCTGCGCAACGTTAATCGACGCAGGGTTAGTCGGTCCCTAAGGCGAGGCTGAAAAGCGTAGTCGATGGAAAACAGGTTAATATTCCTGTACTTCTGGTTATTGCGATGGAGGGACGGAGAAGGCTAGGCCAGCCTGGCGTTGGTTGTCCAGGTTTAAGGTGGTAGGCTGGAATCTTAGGTAAATCCGGGATTCTAAGGCCGAGAGCTGATGACGAGTGTTCTTTTAGAACACGAAGTGGTTGATGCCATGCTTCCAAGAAAAGCTTCTAAGCTTCAGGTAACCAGGAACCGTACCCCAAACCGACACAGGTGGTTGGGTAGAGAATACCAAGGCGCTTGAGAGAACTCGGGTGAAGGAACTAGGCAAAATGGCACCGTAACTTCGGGAGAAGGTGCGCCGGTGAGGGTGAAGGACTTGCTCCGTAAGCTCATGCCGGTCGAAGATACCAGGCCGCTGCGACTGTTTATTAAAAACACAGCACTCTGCAAACACGAAAGTGGACGTATAGGGTGTGACGCCTGCCCGGTGCCGGAAGGTTAATTGATGGGGTTAGCTAACGCGAAGCTCTTGATCGAAGCCCCGGTAAACGGCGGCCGTAACTATAACGGTCCTAAGGTAGCGAAATTCCTTGTCGGGTAAGTTCCGACCTGCACGAATGGCGTAACGATGGCGGCGCTGTCTCCACCCGAGACTCAGTGAAATTGAAATCGCTGTGAAGATGCAGTGTATCCGCGGCTAGACGGAAAGACCCCGTGAACCTTTACTATAGCTTTGCACTGGACTTTGAATTTGCTTGTGTAGGATAGGTGGGAGGCTTTGAAGCGTGGACGCCAGTCTGCGTGGAGCCAACCTTGAAATACCACCCTGGCAACTTTGAGGTTCTAACTCAGGTCCGTTATCCGGATCGAGGACAGTGTATGGTGGGTAGTTTGACTGGGGCGGTCTCCTCCTAAAGAGTAACGGAGGAGTACGAAGGTGCGCTCAGACCGGTCGGAAATCGGTCGTAGAGTATAAAGGCAAAAGCGCGCTTGACTGCGAGACAGACACGTCGAGCAGGTACGAAAGTAGGTCTTAGTGATCCGGTGGTTCTGTATGGAAGGGCCATCGCTCAACGGATAAAAGGTACTCCGGGGATAACAGGCTGATACCGCCCAAGAGTTCATATCGACGGCGGTGTTTGGCACCTCGATGTCGGCTCATCACATCCTGGGGCTGAAGCCGGTCCCAAGGGTATGGCTGTTCGCCATTTAAAGTGGTACGCGAGCTGGGTTTAGAACGTCGTGAGACAGTTCGGTCCCTATCTGCCGTGGACGTTTGAGATTTGAGAGGGGCTGCTCCTAGTACGAGAGGACCGGAGTGGACGAACCTCTGGTGTTCCGGTTGTCACGCCAGTGGCATTGCCGGGTAGCTATGTTCGGAAAAGATAACCGCTGAAAGCATCTAAGCGGGAAACTTGCCTCAAGATGAGATCTCACTGGAACCTTGAGTTCCCTGAAGGGCCGTCGAAGACTACGACGTTGATAGGTTGGGTGTGTAAGCGCTGTGAGGCGTTGAGCTAACCAATACTAATTGCCCGTGAGGCTTGACCATATAACACCCAAGCAATCTGCAGAAAGATGGCAGGTTGCGGTGTGTGAAGACGCATGAAGACGAAAGTTTGCGAACACACAGGCTGTACCTTGATCACATACCCGATTTGCTGAAGCGTTCGAGAGAACGAGTCAGCACCCGAATTTCTTGACGACCATAGAGCGTTGGAACCACCTGATCCCATCCCGAACTCAGCAGTGAAACGATGCATCGCCGATGGTAGTGTGGGGTTTCCCCATGTGAGAGTAGGTCATCGTCAAGATTAAATTCCGAAACCCCATTTGCGAAAGCAGATGGGGTTTTGTTTTTGCGCGCGAAAAAGCGGGTAGCCACTCTCCCCCAGATAACCAGCACATGAGTGCCGCTTGGTAGCGGCTTGCGGCGTGAAAGGCACGCTTGCTTAGGGCTGCTGGATGGCTATCATGCGCGTCTTACTACGAGGCACTCACACCCATGCATACATTGCTAAAGCTGCTTGAAGACGGGGCGTTTCACTCCGGCGAGGATCTGGGGATCGCGCTGGGCGTCAGCCGGAGTGCCGTCTGGAAGAAGCTGCAGCAGGCCCAGGCTGACCTAGGCATCGAGATTTACAAGGTGCGCGGTCGTGGTTACCGTTTGGCTTCGCCGTTTTCGTTTTTGGACGATGAGATGCTGAGCCGTGAGCACGCCGGGTTGGGTTGGACATGCAGGATTCACGACACTATCGACTCAACGAATGCTGAAGCCATGCGAGTGGCGAATTCAGGTGAAGCGCTTCCTGTCTTGGTTCTTGCAGAGCAGCAAACAGCGGGCCGCGGCAGGCGTGGCCGTAAGTGGGTAAGCCCTTTCGCTGAAAATCTCTATTACAGCCTCGCCTTGCGTATGGATGGAGGGACGCGTCGACTCGACGGGCTCAGCCTTCTCGTAGGGCTTGCTGTGGTAGATACCCTGCGCGAGCTCGGTATCTCCTGCGCGGGGTTGAAATGGCCTAACGATATTCTGGTTGGCGGCAAGAAACTCGCTGGAGTGTTGCTCGAGGTAACTGGCGATCCTGCCAATGTGTGCCACGTAGTGATTGGTATTGGGATCAATATCAACATGCGTGAATCCGCTGTCGTCGACCAGGCTTGGACGTCGTTGGCCCTTGAGCTGGGACAGGTACAGGATCGGAACAAAGTTGCCAGCGCGCTCAGCCGACATCTCAGCGCTTATCTTGCTGGTCATCAAGAAAAGGGTTTTGCAGCCTACCGGAGAGATTGGGAGGATAGGCACCTATGGCAAGGGCTGGCGGTCGCTCTAACCGCGGGTGCGAAGATCACCCAGGGCGTTGTCATGGGAGTTGGAGACGATGGAGCGTTACGCCTGGAGGTAGGTGGGCGCGAGGAGCATTTCAGCGGGGGGGAGGTGAGTCTGAGGCTTCAGAGTAATTAGGTCGAAATCAGAGTTGGTAAGTAGGCACACATCCGGATGCGTATCGTTTATGAGGTGGGTATGCGTTGGATTTTTTTGTTGTTACTGATGTTGAACAGTCTTTATTTTGTGTGGCATCAGCAGGATGCGCCGCTACGGCCTAAAGAGGTCGAGCCGCTGGTAACCCATCGAGCTTATGGTCAGGATATTCGGTTGCTAGGCGAGTTGGGGTTGCGTGGCAGTAATGCGCAAACCCCTACAGAGCAAGAGAAGTGCCTCTACCTGGGCGGCACTACCAAGCACGATGAAGCGGCGCTTCTTGAGCAGCGTCTTGTTGCTTTGGATATCGATGCTCACCCTGGACAGCGCCTGGACCAGCAAGGTGGCGTGTACTGGCTGAAAATCGCGCCTGCTAGCCGGCGTCTGATCAGCGAGGCGTTGATGGCCGAGCTCCGCCGGGATTTCCCCATGCTAAAAAATGAAATAATGTCATGTGAAGGCATTGCAACCGCAGATTAGTTTGAATAGAATGGCGCCCGCTTCGCAGTGCAGATCAATTGATAGGTACTGATGCAGCGACAGTCAATGCTTGTAACCTCAAGTTTTTATTGAGAAAAAGATTGACAGAAGGGTGGCATGATATAGAATGCTGCCTCGCTTAGGAGGGGTTCCCGAGCGGCCAAAGGGATCAGACTGTAAATCTGACGTCTACGACTTCGAAGGTTCGAATCCTTCCCCCTCCACCAAATTTTGAGCGTAAGCAGCAAAGCTCAGCGGGTATAGTTTAGTGGTAGAACCTCAGCCTTCCAAGCTGATGATGCGGGTTCGATTCCCGCTACCCGCTCCAGGTTTTCTGTTTGTGCGATGTATTCGCTCTTGTAGCTCAGTTGGTAGAGCACACCCTTGGTAAGGGTGAGGTCAGCGGTTCAAATCCGCTCAAGAGCTCCATTACTAGGGCAGATATGTAAGTATCTGCCTTTGTTTTAAGTGCTACTAATGTCAAGGTTTTCAAGCTCTTGGCGAGATAGCGCTGCAGTGAATCGATCTGTGCGATGCGCAGTTGTCGAGTTGCTGTTGAAATCTTCCTGTCAGGTCAGCATAATGTTCGGCCTGATTTTGCTTTTAGGTCAGTAGCTCAATTGGCAGAGCGACGGTCTCCAAAACCGTAGGTTGGGGGTTCGATTCCCTCCTGACCTGCCAGATTCTCTAAAGTATCTGGCTTTCTTTTCACAGGATTTTAGTAGATGAATCCAAAGGCTGAAGCCCAAGACTCCCGTTTTGATCTCGTGAAGTGGCTTGTAGTAGTGCTTCTGGTAGTCGTGGGTGTCGTTGGAAATCAATACTACTCCGCACAACCAATCCTGTATCGCGTTCTTGCCCTGCTTGTAATCGCCGCTGTTGCAGCCTACGTGGCTCTGCAGACGGGGAAGGGCAAGGCTTTCTTTGTTTTGGCCAAGGAAGCTCGCGCTGAGATTCGTAAAGTCGTGTGGCCTACGCGTCAAGAGACTACCCAGACCACTTTGATCGTGGTCGCAGTGGTTCTCGTTATGGCGCTGCTGTTGTGGGGTTTAGATTCCCTGCTCGGCTGGCTTGTTTCCTTGATTGTCGGCTAAGGGTGTCCCGTGGCTAAGCGTTGGTACGTAGTGCATGCCTACTCGGGTTACGAGAAGCATGTCATGCGCTCACTTGTTGAGCGTGTAAAGCTTGCAGGCATGGAAGATGGCTTCGGCGAAATTCTGGTCCCTACTGAAGAAGTAGTGGAAATGCGTAACGGCCAGAAGCGGAAAAGCGAACGCAAATTCTTCCCTGGCTATGTGCTTGTCCAGATGGACATGAACGAGGGTACTTGGCACTTGGTCAAGGACACTCCTCGCGTGATGGGCTTCATCGGTGGTACGGCAGACAAGCCGGCCCCTATTACCGACAAAGAGGCTGAGGCCATTCTGCGTCGCGTCGCTGATGGTAGCGACAAGCCAAAGCCAAAGACTCTGTTCGAGCCGGGCGAAGTCGTCCGTGTTACAGATGGCCCGTTTGCTGATTTCAACGGTACCGTCGAAGAAGTCAATTACGAGAAGAGCCGGATCCAAGTGGCGGTGCTCATTTTCGGACGCTCCACTCCGGTGGAGCTGGAGTTCAGTCAGGTCGAAAAGGCGTAACTGAGCTCAGAATCCCATACCCCGCAGCCTTGTGCTGTGGGGTTTTTTCGTCACCGGGATAAACGCGCAAGTAACCGGGGAGCCTTTCGAGGCGCTAGAACCCGTAATTGGAGTGCCTCATGGCCAAGAAGATTACCGCTTACATCAAGCTTCAAGTGAAAGCCGCTCAGGCTAACCCGAGCCCGCCTGTTGGTCCTGCACTGGGTCAGCACGGCGTGAACATCATGGAATTCTGCAAAGCGTTCAACGCCCGTACTCAGGGTATTGAGCCAGGCTTGCCGACTCCTGTGATCATCACTGTTTACAGTGACCGCAGCTTCACCTTTGAAACCAAAAGCACCCCGGCTTCGGTACTGCTGAAAAAAGCAGCTGGCCTGACCAGCGGCTCGGCTCGTCCGAACACCGTAAAAGTTGGCACCGTAACCCGTGCTCAGCTGGAAGAAATCGCCAAGGCAAAAAATGCCGACCTGACCGCTGCTGATATGGACGCCGCTGTGCGCACTATCGCCGGTTCCGCTCGTAGCATGGGCCTTAACGTGGAGGGTGTGTAATGGCTAAGCTGACTAAGCGCCAAAAGGCTATCGCTTCCAAAGTTGAAGCTGGCAAATCGTATAACTTCAACGAAGCCGCTGCTCTGCTGGCTGAGTTGTCGACAGTGAAGTTCAGCGAGTCTGTAGACATCGCTGTGAACCTCGGTGTTGATCCTCGTAAATCCGACCAGGTCGTACGTAGCGCTACCGTGCTGCCTCACGGCACTGGCAAGACCGTTCGGGTCGCAGTATTTACTCAGGGTCCAGCTGCTGAAGCTGCTCTGGCTGCAGGCGCTGATCGCGTTGGTATGGACGATCTGGCTGCTGAAATGAAAGGCGGCGACCTGAACTATGACGTCGTAATCGCCTCTCCGGACGCAATGCGTGTTGTTGGTCAGCTGGGTCAGATCCTCGGCCCGCGCGGTCTGATGCCTAACCCTAAAGTCGGTACCGTTACTCCAGACGTAGCCACTGCCGTGAAAAACGCCAAGGCTGGTCAGGTTCGTTATCGCACCGACAAAAATGGCATTATCCACACCTCCGTTGGCAAGGTCGGCTTTGATGCAGACAAGCTGCGTGAGAACGTTGAAGCACTGATCGCTGATCTGAAGCGTATCAAGCCAGCTTCCTCGAAAGGTATCTACGTCAAGCGCGTAACACTGAGCACCACTATGGGCCCAGGCTTGGTCATCGACCAAGGTTCGTTGGACGCGTAAGACTGGCATGGCGCGGGTAACCGCGTCATTGCGAAAATTGGGGTCCCTGCCTGGCGGGGGCTATCCAAGACCGTAGGCGGCGAAAGCCTTAAACCTCAAGCCTACGCAGATGGTGCTCCCGGTTCCTTACCGAATCAGACACCAAAACGACATCCGGCTCAGGTCAGATGAAACGGTAACAAGCAGGAGTTAAACCCGTGGCAATTAAACTCGAAGACAAGAAGGCCATCGTCGCTGAAGTCAACGAGGCTGCCAAAGTCGCTCTGTCTGCTGTTGTGGCTGATGCCCGCGGTGTGACGGTAGGCGCGATGACCGGACTCCGTAAAGAGGCTCGTGAAGCTGGCGTTTACGTACGTGTCGTACGTAACACCCTGCTCAA encodes the following:
- the birA gene encoding bifunctional biotin--[acetyl-CoA-carboxylase] ligase/biotin operon repressor BirA gives rise to the protein MHTLLKLLEDGAFHSGEDLGIALGVSRSAVWKKLQQAQADLGIEIYKVRGRGYRLASPFSFLDDEMLSREHAGLGWTCRIHDTIDSTNAEAMRVANSGEALPVLVLAEQQTAGRGRRGRKWVSPFAENLYYSLALRMDGGTRRLDGLSLLVGLAVVDTLRELGISCAGLKWPNDILVGGKKLAGVLLEVTGDPANVCHVVIGIGININMRESAVVDQAWTSLALELGQVQDRNKVASALSRHLSAYLAGHQEKGFAAYRRDWEDRHLWQGLAVALTAGAKITQGVVMGVGDDGALRLEVGGREEHFSGGEVSLRLQSN
- the secE gene encoding preprotein translocase subunit SecE — translated: MNPKAEAQDSRFDLVKWLVVVLLVVVGVVGNQYYSAQPILYRVLALLVIAAVAAYVALQTGKGKAFFVLAKEARAEIRKVVWPTRQETTQTTLIVVAVVLVMALLLWGLDSLLGWLVSLIVG
- the nusG gene encoding transcription termination/antitermination protein NusG is translated as MAKRWYVVHAYSGYEKHVMRSLVERVKLAGMEDGFGEILVPTEEVVEMRNGQKRKSERKFFPGYVLVQMDMNEGTWHLVKDTPRVMGFIGGTADKPAPITDKEAEAILRRVADGSDKPKPKTLFEPGEVVRVTDGPFADFNGTVEEVNYEKSRIQVAVLIFGRSTPVELEFSQVEKA
- the rplK gene encoding 50S ribosomal protein L11 gives rise to the protein MAKKITAYIKLQVKAAQANPSPPVGPALGQHGVNIMEFCKAFNARTQGIEPGLPTPVIITVYSDRSFTFETKSTPASVLLKKAAGLTSGSARPNTVKVGTVTRAQLEEIAKAKNADLTAADMDAAVRTIAGSARSMGLNVEGV
- the rplA gene encoding 50S ribosomal protein L1 — its product is MAKLTKRQKAIASKVEAGKSYNFNEAAALLAELSTVKFSESVDIAVNLGVDPRKSDQVVRSATVLPHGTGKTVRVAVFTQGPAAEAALAAGADRVGMDDLAAEMKGGDLNYDVVIASPDAMRVVGQLGQILGPRGLMPNPKVGTVTPDVATAVKNAKAGQVRYRTDKNGIIHTSVGKVGFDADKLRENVEALIADLKRIKPASSKGIYVKRVTLSTTMGPGLVIDQGSLDA